The Puntigrus tetrazona isolate hp1 chromosome 3, ASM1883169v1, whole genome shotgun sequence genome contains a region encoding:
- the grb2b gene encoding growth factor receptor-bound protein 2b, with amino-acid sequence MEAIAKYDFKATADDELSFKRGEILKVLNEECDQNWYKAELNGKDGFIPKNYIEMKAHPWFFGRIPRARAEEILNKQRHDGAFLIRESESAPGDFSLSVKFGNDVQHFKVLRDGAGKYFLWVVKFNSLNELVDYHRTTSVSRNQQIFLRDIEQVPQHPTYVQALFDFDPQEDGELGFRRGDFIQVLDNSDPNWWKGACHGQTGMFPRNYVTPVNRNM; translated from the exons ATGGAGGCCATCGCCAAGTATGATTTCAAAGCAACTGCAGACGATGAGCTGAGTTTTAAACGTGGGGAAATATTGAAG GTATTAAATGAAGAGTGCGATCAGAACTGGTACAAGGCAGAACTAAATGGCAAAGACGGTTTCATTCCTAAAAATTACATCGAGATGAAGGCACATCC GTGGTTCTTCGGGAGGATCCCCCGGGCCAGAGCTGAGGAGATCCTAAACAAACAGAGGCACGACGGAGCCTTCCTCAttagagagagcgagagcgctCCTGGAGACTTCTCCCTGTCTGTCAA gtTTGGCAATGATGTACAGCACTTCAAAGTGCTGCGCGACGGGGCTGGAAAGTACTTCCTGTGGGTCGTGAAGTTTAACTCTCTCAACGAGCTGGTGGACTATCACCGCACCACTTCCGTTTCCCGAAACCAACAGATATTTCTACGAGACATCGAGCAGGTGCCTCAG CATCCAACATACGTGCAGGCCCTGTTCGACTTCGACCCTCAGGAGGACGGCGAGCTCGGCTTCAGACGCGGAGACTTCATTCAGGTCCTGGACAACTCTGACCCCAACTGGTGGAAGGGAGCCTGTCACGGCCAGACGGGCATGTTCCCGCGCAACTACGTCACGCCCGTCAATCGGAACATGTAA
- the mchr1b gene encoding melanin-concentrating hormone receptor 1 codes for MDFHATSAENSSEEFNSSQRLNADTGERYHNVLMPSVYGVICFVGIIGNCIVIYTIVKKNKFRAQQTVPDIFIFSLSIADLLFLLGMPFLIHQLVGNGSWCFGATMCTVITALDSNSQIVSTYILTVMTLDRYLATVHPIRFNHVRTPCVAVAVVGLVWTLSLLSITPVWMYAGLMPLRDGSVGCALLLPDPATDTYWFTLYQFVLAFALPLVIICVVFFKILQNMAATVAPLPQHSLRVRTRKVTRMAVAICLAFFVCWAPHYILQLAHLSVQRPSYAFLYAYNVAISMGYANSCINPLLYIVLSETFKRQFIVAIRPAHKDFRVDAAEGSVSLRLAPDGPQQSQSSRELLPVTVAVH; via the exons ATGGATTTCCACGCGACCTCAGCCGAGAACTCCAGTGAGGAGTTTAACTCGTCTCAACGTTTAAATGCAG ACACCGGCGAACGGTATCACAATGTCCTCATGCCAAGCGTTTACGGGGTCATCTGCTTCGTCGGCATAATAGGCAACTGCATCGTCATCTACACCAtcgtcaaaaaaaacaaattcagagCTCAGCAGACGGTGCCTGACATCTTCATCTTCAGCCTCTCCATCGCGGATCTCCTGTTTCTCCTTGGCATGCCGTTCCTCATCCACCAGCTGGTGGGAAACGGCTCGTGGTGTTTCGGCGCCACCATGTGCACCGTCATCACAGCGCTGGACTCCAACAGCCAGATCGTGAGCACCTACATTTTAACGGTCATGACTTTGGACCGATACCTGGCCACGGTTCATCCCATCCGCTTCAACCACGTGCGCACTCCGTGCGTGGCCGTGGCCGTGGTGGGCCTGGTCTGGACGCTCTCGCTGCTGTCCATCACGCCCGTGTGGATGTACGCCGGCCTCATGCCCCTGCGGGACGGATCGGTGGGATGCGCTCTGCTCCTTCCCGATCCGGCCACGGACACCTACTGGTTCACTCTCTACCAGTTTGTGCTGGCGTTCGCTCTGCCGTTGGTGATCATTTGCGTGGTGTTTTTCAAGATCCTCCAGAACATGGCCGCCACGGTGGCTCCGCTCCCCCAGCACAGCCTTCGGGTGCGCACCAGAAAGGTCACTCGGATGGCCGTCGCCATCTGCCTGGCCTTCTTCGTTTGCTGGGCGCCTCATTACATCCTGCAACTGGCACATCTGAGCGTGCAGCGGCCCAGTTATGCCTTTCTGTACGCTTACAACGTGGCCATTAGCATGGGCTACGCCAACAGCTGCATTAATCCGCTGCTCTACATCGTGCTGAGCGAAACCTTCAAAAGACAGTTCATCGTCGCCATCCGTCCGGCCCACAAAGACTTCCGAGTTGATGCGGCCGAGGGGAGTGTCAGTCTCCGTCTGGCCCCTGACGGACCGCAGCAGTCTCAGTCGTCCCGCGAGCTGCTGCCGGTTACCGTGGCTGTGCACTGA